The following are encoded together in the Candidatus Micrarchaeum acidiphilum ARMAN-2 genome:
- a CDS encoding glycosyl transferase family 2, whose protein sequence is MNLELLGYSAFLSLIWLGLIALNAFRRTDRDNKGSDEDYRPYVLVILPCRGVDITLQDNLNSLASQKYGRYKVVAVVDSADDPAVEYLKKAGISHIIAGRKCKSCSGKVNAILSAFKKFGNADVYVIADSDCLFSESWLEELVRPLSDPGVGVSTTFPLFNPVGGFWSKVKMLWGFVGNGLMESEITRFAWGGSMAFRSGFADSALRKRMRSSVSDDIAVTKEAKRRGLGIYYAKKAAVKVNSDDSFAKFFEWSNRQTALSILGNRKLFKYGIIFYAGNILLFWSGVILSALVSPLYLVFLLPGAIGIGKACKRAGRADPGIVPIYLLVEAIYFVNLVVARRMRSIQWRGRTYALR, encoded by the coding sequence TTGAACCTGGAGCTGCTTGGTTATAGCGCCTTTCTCTCGCTCATTTGGCTCGGCCTGATTGCGCTCAACGCGTTCAGGCGAACAGACCGAGATAATAAGGGCTCGGATGAGGATTACAGGCCATACGTACTTGTCATACTTCCGTGCCGGGGCGTGGACATAACCCTGCAGGACAATCTTAATTCCCTTGCATCGCAGAAGTACGGAAGATACAAGGTCGTGGCGGTCGTAGACAGCGCGGACGACCCCGCAGTTGAATACTTGAAGAAGGCAGGCATAAGCCATATAATTGCAGGGAGGAAGTGCAAGAGCTGCAGCGGCAAGGTCAACGCCATACTAAGCGCATTCAAAAAATTTGGGAACGCAGACGTCTACGTAATTGCGGATTCGGACTGCCTTTTCTCGGAATCGTGGCTGGAGGAGCTGGTCAGGCCGCTTTCCGATCCCGGCGTGGGCGTTTCGACGACGTTCCCTTTGTTCAACCCTGTAGGAGGATTCTGGTCAAAGGTGAAAATGCTGTGGGGATTCGTAGGCAACGGTCTCATGGAATCAGAGATTACCAGGTTCGCCTGGGGCGGCTCGATGGCGTTCAGGAGCGGGTTTGCCGACTCCGCGCTTAGGAAGCGCATGCGAAGCTCTGTGTCAGATGACATAGCGGTGACTAAGGAGGCAAAGCGCAGGGGGCTCGGCATATATTACGCCAAAAAAGCCGCGGTAAAGGTCAATTCAGATGACAGCTTTGCAAAGTTCTTCGAATGGTCAAACAGGCAGACTGCGCTTTCCATACTGGGCAACAGAAAGCTTTTCAAGTACGGGATAATTTTCTACGCAGGGAACATACTGCTTTTCTGGTCTGGAGTTATTCTTTCGGCACTGGTATCGCCGCTGTATTTGGTGTTTTTGCTGCCAGGTGCAATAGGCATTGGCAAGGCATGCAAGAGAGCAGGTAGGGCGGACCCCGGCATAGTCCCGATATACTTGCTTGTCGAGGCGATATACTTCGTGAACCTTGTTGTTGCTAGGAGGATGCGCAGCATACAGTGGCGCGGCAGGACGTACGCGCTTAGGTAA